The following proteins come from a genomic window of Dysidea avara chromosome 12, odDysAvar1.4, whole genome shotgun sequence:
- the LOC136241515 gene encoding uncharacterized protein: protein MNPIAGIIMASRKKAIKRRNIPLNIVSASKRYKIMHIKAPVKTFGAHAQQYRETYDDAADQCDSYQTNDSTYDELDEQPQNSYVRRKEKAAEKWEIIQDKALSTAYCTMGKPHLTCVSCKEPPAVVKCHQCGPHTHYCEACAVGLHQYSLFHHHMEIWQDGYYQPLQLPNGVVLDRMPHCNDINWRSIVCFGAEGLPRVINFPFCSCECDAVKLIKFDYWPGTPVTPFVAFSFEFMNLLDSLLVECHVPVQDFTQAWSYLISKKLVKMPCNLYPVLIDSFEECISKEGLTPCMVYLVYLFLIIHVLLVLRKMDH, encoded by the exons ATGAATCCCATTGCAGGTATTATAATGGCCTCAAGAAAAAAGGCCATTAAGAGGAGAAATATTCCTCTTAATATTGTTAGTGCTTCTAAGCGTTATAAAATAATGCACATCAAAGCACCAGTTAAAACTTTTGGTGCACATGCACAACAATATAGAGAGACATATGATGATGCTGCAGACCAGTGTGACAGCTATCAGACAAATGATTCTACTTACGATGAATTAGATGAACAACCACAGAATTCTTATGTAAGAAGAAAGGAAAAGGCAGCTGAAAAATGGGAAATCATACAGGACAAGGCATTAAGTACAGCTTATTGTACCATGGGTAAACCACACCTCACTTGTGTGAGCTGCAAGGAGCCACCTGCTGTAGTAAAATGCCATCAGTGTGGACCTCACACACACTACTGTGAAGCTTGTGCTGTGGGCTTACATCAATATTCTTTATTCCACCACCATATGGAAATTTGGCag GATGGCTATTATCAACCACTCCAGTTGCCTAATGGTGTCGTGCTTGACCGTATGCCTCACTGCAATGACATAAACTGGAGAAGTATTGTGTGTTTTGGTGCGGAAG GACTCCCACGTGTTATAAATTTCCCATTTTGCTCCTGTGAATGTGATGCTGTTAAACTGATCAAGTTTGACTACTGGCCTGGAACTCCAGTTACTCCATTTGTGGCATTTTCATTTGAATTTATGAATCTGCTCGATTCACTGTTGGTTGAATGTCATGTACCAGTGCAGGATTTTACACAAGCATGGTCTTATTTGATTTCTAAGAAACTAGTTAAG ATGCCATGCAATCTGTATCCAGTGTTGATTGACTCATTTGAGGAGT GCATTTCCAAAGAAGGATTGACTCCTTGTATGGTGTACCTGGTGTATCTTTTCTTGATTATTCATGTCCTGCTTGTTCTAAG GAAAATGGATCACTGA
- the LOC136241513 gene encoding uncharacterized protein, with translation MLYDVSCTLKKHLQAKSRDDLLAAFDLAIPIFHCYGHKLSCQIKFSPRINEGFGLSDGEGMERLWSFLRPFSRMSKEMGSSHRIDVLSDAILYYSHKAIDNIGKLISKRFHHAQTLNRECDKELNELMEMSPVPFTIDDVAKWEQEERSQLLEYLNSVNVRFFESWKAKYVKFIDLHAEIRVSISSINVSEENTHLVSQLCEQVNDYEDKLSSLEHSHGVNQRWSPSSTEYREVKALVSSENRTRLLIKIEEAARERWFLLRLKAKYADGLSIAVRLSRRITTVNSHMKAMLNDFNEGLPVDDRMSWEAACNIHRHSYTASLTNPVDSIPLEVKHKAVKKFQTIVRSNEEMMLLTQEMSNCLEYYEKQILQLTSNHQGIMQLMNSEQSQDINKLSGCSCLIAKKVALFSRKRLDLQIISQQYIPVSSMCPNTANVDGAGHTLISSVCPSTANVGEVGHTLVSSVCPSTASLGGAGHTLVSSVCPSTSTSNVGEVGHTLVSSVCPSTSTSNVGEVGHTLVSSVCPSTSTANVGEVGHTLVSSVCPSTSTANVGEVGHTLVSSVCPSTASLGGAGHTLVSSVCPSTSTSNVGEVGHTLVSSVCPSTSTANVGEVGHTLVSSMCPSTASLGGAGHTLVSSVCPSTSTSNVGEVGHTLVSSVCPSTANVGEVGHTIVSSVCPSTASLGGAGHTLVSSVCPSTSTSNVGEVGHTLVSSVCPSTSTSNVGEVGHTLVSSVFPSTSTANVGEVGHTLVSYVYPSAANFGGAGYPPGTVPTSQTVSSMTTSTASESAASESFIDDIHASYHTELGDVSDYSSTSIDSMDEDSDEEFEGPKKVEV, from the exons ATGTTATATGATGTATCTTGTACACTGAAAAAACATCTACAG GCAAAGTCTCGTGATGACTTGCTAGCAGCCTTTGATCTTGCCATCCCCATTTTCCACTGCTATGGTCATAAGTTAAGTTGCCAG ATCAAGTTTAGCCCTCGGATAAATGAAGGCTTTGGCCTTAGCGATGGTGAAGGAATGGAAAGATTGTGGTCTTTTTTAAGACCATTTAGTCGTATGTCAAAGGAAATGGGTTCCTCTCATAGAATCGACGTCCTTAGTGATGCCATACTATATTATAGTCACAAGGCAATAGACAACATTG GTAAACTGATTTCAAAACGTTTTCACCATGCTCAAACCTTAAACAGGGAGTGTGACAAAGAACTGAATGAGTTGATGGAGATGTCACC AGTGCCATTCACTATTGACGATGTAGCAAAATGGGAGCAAGAGGAGAGATCTCAGCTTTTAGAATATTTGAACA GTGTGAATGTAAGATTTTTTGAAAGCTGGAAAGCTAAATATGTTAAGTTTATTGATTTACATGCAGAGATCCG AGTTTCAATCAGTTCAATCAATGTTAGTGAAGAAAACACTCACTTAGTTTCTCAACTTTGTGAGCAGGTGAATGATTATGAAGATAAGCTTAGCAGTTTGGAGCATAGCCATGGTGTTAACCAGAGGTGGTCACCTTCATCCACTGAATATCGTGAGGTTAAGGCTCTGGTTTCATCAGAAAACAGAACTCGTTTGTTGATAAAAATTGAAGAAGCAGCAAGGGAAAGATGGTTCTTATTGAGATTGAAAGCAAAATATGCTG atggcctttcaattgCTGTTCGGCTAAGTAGACGTATAACCACTGTCAACAGCCACATGAAAGCAATGTTGAATGATTTTAATGAAGGATTACCAGTTGATGACAGAATGTCATGGGAGGCTGCATGTAACATTCACCGCCATTCGTACACAGCTAGTCTTACTAATCCTGTTGACTCAATCCCTCTTGAAGTGAAGCATAAAGCTGTGAAGAAGTTTCAAACTATTGTGAGGTCTAATGAAGAAATGATGTTATTAACACAGGAAATGTCTAATTGCTTAGAATATTATGAAAAGCAAATATTACAGCTAACTAGCAATCATCAGGGAATCATGCAGCTAATGAACAGTGAACAATCTCAAGATATTAATAAATTATCTGGGTGCAGCTGTCTGATTGCAAAGAAAGTTGCCTTATTTTCTAGAAAACGTTTGGACCTGCAAATTATCTCTCAACAATATATACCAG TTAGTTCCATGTGCCCAAACACTGCCAATGTAGATGGGGCAGGCCACACCCTCA TTAGTTCCGTGTGCCCAAGTACTGCCAATGTTGGTGAGGTAGGCCACACCCTCG TTAGTTCCGTGTGCCCAAGTACTGCCAGTTTAGGTGGAGCAGGCCACACCCTCG TTAGTTCCGTGTGCCCAAGCACTAGTACTTCCAATGTTGGTGAGGTAGGCCACACCCTCG TTAGTTCCGTGTGCCCAAGCACTAGTACTTCCAATGTTGGTGAGGTAGGCCACACCCTCG TTAGTTCCGTGTGCCCAAGCACTAGTACTGCCAATGTTGGTGAGGTAGGCCACACCCTCG TTAGTTCCGTGTGCCCAAGCACTAGTACTGCCAATGTTGGTGAGGTAGGCCACACCCTCG TTAGTTCTGTGTGCCCAAGTACTGCCAGTTTAGGTGGAGCAGGCCACACCCTCG TTAGTTCCGTGTGCCCAAGCACTAGTACTTCCAATGTTGGTGAGGTAGGCCACACCCTCG TTAGTTCCGTGTGCCCAAGCACTAGTACTGCCAATGTTGGTGAGGTAGGCCACACCCTCG TTAGTTCCATGTGCCCAAGTACTGCCAGTTTAGGTGGAGCAGGCCACACCCTCG TTAGTTCCGTGTGCCCAAGCACTAGTACTTCCAATGTTGGTGAGGTAGGCCACACCCTCG TTAGTTCCGTGTGCCCAAGTACTGCCAATGTAGGTGAGGTAGGCCACACCATCG TTAGTTCCGTGTGCCCAAGTACTGCCAGTTTAGGTGGAGCAGGCCACACCCTCG TTAGTTCCGTGTGCCCAAGCACTAGTACTTCCAATGTTGGTGAGGTAGGCCACACCCTCG TTAGTTCCGTGTGCCCAAGCACTAGTACTTCCAATGTTGGTGAGGTAGGCCACACCCTCG TTAGTTCCGTGTTCCCAAGTACTAGTACTGCCAATGTTGGTGAGGTAGGCCACACCCTCG TTAGTTACGTGTACCCGAGTGCTGCCAATTTTGGTGGGGCAGGCTACCCCCCTG GTACTGTTCCTACCAGTCAGACAG TTAGCTCCATGACTACAAGTACTGCTTCTGAAAGTGCCGCAAGCGAGAGTTTCA tCGATGATATCCATGCAAGTTACCACACAGAGCTGGGTGATGTATCAGACTATTCTAGtacat CTATAGATTCTATGGATGAAGATTCAGACGAGGAGTTTGAAGGTCCAAAAAAAGTGGAGGTCTAG
- the LOC136241514 gene encoding uncharacterized protein, translating into MHNTNKSSTIEESLNADSFFVVVKDNIHYIGGSDMGVSFLEDEVAWLPYSFIGYLNKNDNHILKLSPTALQQNVRRIFNQLYCDASQDGAKQLPYKNISQYGIQISGLPTGITLKNPSAYGPKQCWSIIEHKDRLTLTISNSPSTSNTAMSNQYLVNPTTASAGMAVSSVATHTTPVGGTGSTLVSSMCPSTANVGEVGHTIVSSVCPSTASLVSSVCPSTASLGGAGYTLLSSVCPSTANVGGAGHTLISSVCPSTANLGGAGHTLISSVCPSTANVGGAGHTLVSSVCPSAANVGGAGHTLVSSVCPSAAIVGRAGRTLGTVSARQTGRTLVSSVSTSTSSASGAGWTLGIPARWTGRTLVSSVSTSTTPGSGAGRTLGTVPAPRTGRTLAVSSVSTRTTPGSGAGRTLDTAPASRTGRTLVSSMCASTTHSGGVGQNPASEVGQKVVLLSENKQPIGLGQVINGQADVHLQAIPDGYCKVMIDYVVPGTLPYLKSPFDDDDLQAGQFTVWPKTLTKKYF; encoded by the exons ATGCACAACACAAATAAG AGTTCTACAATCGAAGAAAGCCTCAATGCGGACTCCTTTTTTGTTGTGGTCAAAGATAATATTCACTACATTGGGGGGAGTGATATGGGTGTATCATTTTTGGAAGATGAAGTTGCATGGCTGCCTTATTCCTTTATTGGATACTTGAACAAAAATG ATAATCACATACTTAAACTGAGTCCCACAGCTCTGCAGCAGAATGTGAGACGGATATTCAATCAACTTTACT GTGATGCTAGTCAAGATGGAGCTAAACAATTACCATATAAGAACATTTCCCAGTATGGGATTCAAATAAGTGGACTACCAACTGGTATCACTTTAAAGAATCCAAGTGCATATGGTCCAAAGCAGTGTTGGTCAATTATTGAGCACAAAGATAGGCTGACACTCACCA TTAGCAACTCCCCCAGTACCTCCAACACAGCCATGTCTAATCAATATCTAG TCAACCCAACTACTGCATCTGCAGGCATGGCAG TTAGCTCTGTAGCTACACATACTACCCCTGTAGGTGGGACAGGAAGCACCCTTG TTAGTTCCATGTGCCCAAGTACTGCCAATGTAGGTGAGGTAGGCCACACCATCG TTAGTTCCGTGTGCCCAAGTACTGCCAGTTTAG TTAGTTCCGTGTGCCCAAGTACTGCCAGTTTAGGTGGGGCAGGCTACACCCTCC TTAGTTCCGTGTGCCCAAGTACTGCCAATGTAGGTGGAGCAGGCCACACCCTCA TTAGTTCCGTGTGCCCAAGTACTGCCAATTTAGGTGGGGCAGGCCACACCCTCA TTAGTTCCGTGTGCCCAAGTACTGCCAATGTAGGTGGAGCAGGTCACACCCTCG TTAGTTCCGTGTGCCCAAGTGCTGCCAATGTAGGTGGAGCAGGCCACACCCTCG TTAGTTCCGTGTGCCCAAGTGCTGCCATTGTAG GTAGGGCAGGTCGGACGCTCG GTACTGTTTCTGCACGTCAGACAGGTCGGACCCTTG TTAGCTCAGTTTCAACAAGTACTTCCTCTGCAAGTGGGGCAGGTTGGACCCTTG GTATTCCTGCACGTTGGACAGGTCGGACCCTTG TTAGCTCAGTGTCAACAAGTACTACACCTGGAAGTGGGGCAGGTCGAACCCTCG GAACTGTTCCTGCACCTCGGACAGGTCGGACCCTTG CAGTTAGCTCAGTGTCAACACGTACTACACCTGGAAGTGGGGCAGGTCGAACTCTCG ATACTGCTCCTGCAAGTCGAACAGGTAGGACACTTG TCAGTTCCATGTGCGCAAGTACTACCCATTCAGGTGGGGTGGGTCAGAACCCTG CCAGTGAGGTCGGACAGAAAGTGGTTCTCTTGTCTGAGAACAAGCAACCTATTGGGCTGGGGCAAGTCATCAATGGCCAAGCTGATGTTCATCTGCAAGCAATCCCTGATGGTTACTGCAAAGTAATGATTGATTATGTTGTACCAGGCACTCTACCATATCTAAAAAGTCCGTTTGATGATGATGACTTGCAAGCAGGACAGTTTACTGTATGGCCAAAAACTTTAACTAAAA AGTATTTTTGA